The following are encoded together in the Glycine max cultivar Williams 82 chromosome 8, Glycine_max_v4.0, whole genome shotgun sequence genome:
- the LOC100811719 gene encoding P34 probable thiol protease-like precursor — protein MMSLQRTKLFPFFIVLVSFTCSLSLAMSSNQLEQFASEEEVFQLFQAWQKEHKREYGNQEEKAKRFQIFQSNLRYINEMNAKRKSPTTQHRLGLNKFADMSPEEFMKTYLKEIEMPYSNLESRKKLQKGDDADCDNLPHSVDWRDKGAVTEVRDQGKCQSHWAFSVTGAIEGINKIVTGNLVSLSVQQVVDCDPASHGCAGGFYFNAFGYVIENGGIDTEAHYPYTAQNGTCKANANKVVSIDNLLVVVGPEEALLCRVSKQPVSVSIDATGLQFYAGGVYGGENCSKNSTKATLVCLIVGYGSVGGEDYWIVKNSWGKDWGEEGYLLIKRNVSDEWPYGVCAINAAPGFPIIKEVASSSAI, from the exons ATGATGTCTTTGCAGAGGACCAAgttgtttccttttttcattGTCCTTGTTTCCTTCACATGTAGTCTCTCCCTTGCTATGTCCAGTAACCAGTTGGAGCAGTTTGCTTCGGAGGAAGAAGTGTTTCAACTATTCCAAGCGTGGCAGAAGGAGCATAAGCGTGAATATGGCAACCAAGAGGAGAAGGCAAAGAGGTTCCAGATATTCCAAAGTAATTTGAGGTACATCAACGAGATGAATGCGAAGAGGAAGTCACCTACGACGCAACATCGTTTGGGTCTGAACAAGTTTGCTGATATGAGTCCTGAGGAGTTTATGAAAACCTACTTGAAAGAAATAGAGATGCCCTACTCCAACTTGGAGAGTAGGAAGAAGCTGCAGAAGGGTGATGATGCTGactgtgataatcttcctcaTTCTGTAGATTGGAGGGACAAGGGAGCTGTCACTGAAGTTAGAGACCAAGGAAAATGCC aaAGCCATTGGGCTTTCAGTGTCACGGGGGCCATAGAAGGAATAAACAAAATAGTTACTGGGAATCTTGTTTCCCTATCTGTACAACAAGTCGTGGATTGTGACCCTGCTAGCCATGGTTGTGCTGGAGGCTTTTACTTCAATGCGTTTGGTTACGTTATAGAAAATGGTGGCATTGACACAGAAGCTCATTATCCTTACACAGCCCAAAACGGTACTTGCAAG gcGAATGCAAACAAGGTTGTTAGTATTGATAATCTTCTAGTTGTGGTTGGACCAGAAGAAGCTCTCTTGTGCCGTGTTAGCAAACAACCTGTTAGCGTGAGCATAGATGCAACTGGCCTTCAATTTTATGCGGGT GGAGTCTATGGTGGTGAGAACTGCTCAAAGAATTCAACAAAAGCgactcttgtttgtttaatCGTGGGTTATGGTTCGGTGGGTGGCGAAGACTATTGGATTGTGAAGAACTCGTGGGGAAAAGACTGGGGAGAAGAAGGTTACCTCTTAATCAAAAGGAATGTTAGCGACGAGTGGCCTTATGGTGTTTGTGCCATCAATGCTGCACCTGGTTTTCCAATAATCAAAGAGGTTGCATCGTCTTCAGCTATATAG
- the LOC100788556 gene encoding calmodulin-binding receptor kinase CaMRLK: MKPFCRFLILVSLFSLVESSCNSSEEHDLVSKAFKSVSGFNAFSSSFPTNNCSQTHIITSIVLPSQNLSGTISWNYLRNISNLQILDLSGNFLQGHVPSWFWSSSSLLAINLSRNRFGGSILQPTSENTSFSSIQSLNLSYNRFTNSIQLSGFKNLKILDLSHNNLVTLPSGFQNLSNLQHIDLSSCNLQSNVKPISALHSLHYLDLSNNTFTGNFPYDFPPLTTLKFLNISFNNFTSAISVNKFSRFFGKSAFVHAGSNFTYTNDSNKNTKQEAIIEKKQKKRKSKTLIGAASSAASAIVLILLGIWAVRIVIQKRKQRAKKNKWAISMPVPQGMMMMMKSGPFEFETESGSTWVADLKEASSAAVVMFEKPLMNLSFKDLIVATSHFGKESLLAEGRCGPVYRAVLPGDLHVAIKVLEEARDVDPDDSVATFVDLSRLKHPNLLPLSGYCIAGKEKLVLYEYMANGDLGRWLHELPTGDTNVEDWTGDTWEIQNGVVDDGSPEKMGWLTRHRIAVGIARGLAYLHHARSKPVVHGHLVTSNILLADDFEPRIADFGLRPDPDPNFGTETDVYCFGAALVELLTGKGSTAEAVAAARKAMREGHGVRVLDERLRLGGDSVVLSQMVETLRVAFLCTAECPSKRPTMQQVLGLLKDIRPHHQHQHQLVLS; this comes from the exons ATGAAGCCCTTCTGCAgattcttgattcttgtatCGCTATTTTCTCTGGTGGAATCTTCATGCAACAGCAGTGAAGAGCATGACTTGGTGTCCAAGGCTTTCAAATCAGTCTCTGGCTTCAACGCTTTCTCCTCCTCGTTCCCAACCAACAACTGTTCACAAACTCACATCATCACCAGCATAGTACTTCCATCCCAAAACCTCAGCGGCACAATTTCATGGAACTACCTTAGGAACATATCCAACTTGCAGATTCTCGATCTCTCCGGGAATTTCCTACAGGGCCACGTGCCAAGCTGGTTTTGGTCGAGTTCATCCTTATTGGCAATAAACCTCTCTAGAAATAGGTTCGGAGGGAGCATCCTTCAACCCACATCAGAAAACACCTCGTTTTCATCCATTCAATCCCTCAACCTCTCATACAATAGGTTTACCAACTCAATCCAGCTTTCTGGTTTCAAAAACCTTAAAATCCTCGACCTTTCCCACAACAACCTCGTAACACTCCCTTCCGGGTTTCAAAACCTCAGCAACCTACAACACATCGACCTCTCAAGCTGCAATCTTCAAAGCAACGTAAAACCCATTTCCGCTCTTCACTCACTTCACTACTTGGACTTATCAAACAACACCTTCACGGGTAATTTCCCTTATGATTTCCCTCCACTCACCACCCTCAAGTTCCTCAACATCTCGTTCAACAACTTCACCTCAGCAATTAGCGTAAACAAGTTCAGTAGATTCTTCGGTAAATCAGCTTTCGTCCACGCTGGCAGCAACTTCACCTACACCAACGACagtaataaaaacacaaaacaagaagCCATCAtcgaaaagaaacaaaagaagcgAAAGTCCAAAACGCTGATTGGTGCAGCGTCGTCTGCGGCATCAGCAATTGTCCTAATTCTCTTGGGCATATGGGCAGTCCGCATTGTGATTCAGAAGAGGAAGCAACGTGCCAAGAAGAACAAGTGGGCGATTTCGATGCCGGTCCCACAagggatgatgatgatgatgaaatcAGGGCCGTTCGAGTTCGAGACAGAATCGGGGTCAACGTGGGTGGCTGACCTGAAGGAAGCGTCTTCGGCGGCGGTGGTGATGTTCGAGAAGCCGTTGATGAATCTGAGCTTCAAGGACCTCATTGTTGCAACGTCACACTTCGGGAAGGAGTCGCTTCTAGCGGAGGGAAGGTGTGGGCCAGTGTATAGGGCAGTGCTACCCGGGGACCTCCACGTGGCAATCAAGGTCCTGGAAGAGGCCAGAGACGTTGATCCTGATGACTCCGTGGCCACCTTCGTTGACCTCTCGAGACTCAAGCATCCCAACCTGCTGCCCCTCTCCGGTTACTGCATTGCAG GTAAGGAGAAACTGGTGCTGTACGAGTACATGGCAAACGGCGACCTAGGAAGGTGGCTACACGAGCTTCCGACTGGAGACACCAACGTGGAGGACTGGACAGGCGACACGTGGGAGATTCAAAACGGCGTCGTCGACGACGGATCCCCAGAAAAGATGGGATGGCTCACACGACACCGTATCGCGGTGGGCATAGCGCGTGGCCTCGCGTACCTTCACCACGCGCGTTCCAAGCCCGTGGTGCACGGCCACCTCGTCACCTCCAACATCCTCCTCGCCGACGACTTCGAGCCCCGCATCGCCGATTTCGGGTTGCGACCCGACCCGGATCCGAATTTCGGCACGGAGACCGACGTCTACTGCTTCGGGGCGGCTCTGGTGGAGCTCCTGACGGGGAAGGGGAGCACGGCGGAGGCGGTGGCAGCGGCACGGAAGGCGATGAGGGAGGGGCACGGCGTTAGGGTTTTGGACGAGAGGCTCCGACTCGGGGGTGACTCGGTGGTACTGAGTCAGATGGTGGAGACTCTCCGAGTCGCGTTTTTGTGTACTGCTGAATGCCCTTCGAAGAGGCCCACAATGCAACAGGTTTTGGGTTTGCTCAAAGACATTCGTCCTCAtcaccaacaccaacaccaactCGTCCTGAGTTGA